The Flammeovirga pectinis genomic interval CGTAACGGAAAGACGTTTAGCAAATGCCGATAATAGAGGTAAAGTTGCAGCAATAGATGCTTCTTATATGCGTGTAGAGTTTGATCTTGATAAGAACATTCTAGACTGTAATGATATTTTTGCTAATGTGGTAGGTTTTTCTAGAGATGAACTTATTGGTATCAGTCATAAAAAACTTGTAGATCCGATCTATGCTAATTCTCAAGAATATGAAGGCTTTTGGAATAAATTAAAGAATGGTGAGTCTGATAAGAATGTCTATAAAAGGGTAGGCAAAGAAGGAAATGTAATTTGGTTACAAGCAACGTATAATCCTGTTAGAGATCATGATGGGAATATTTATAAAATTGTAAAAATTGCTGAAGATGTAACGGAACGACGCTTAGTAAATGCCGATAATAGAGGTAAAGTTGCAGCAATTGATGTTTCGTACATGCGTGTTGAATTTGACCTTGATAGACACATTATTGATTGTAATGATTTATTTGTTGATGCTGTAGGGTTTTCTAGAGAACAATTGATTGGTATGGATCATATTAATCTTGTTGAAGAGGAATATGGCAGATCGCAAGAATATAAAAACTTTTGGAATAATCTTAAAAATGGAGAGTTTGACAAGAACGTCTATAAAAGGATTGTAAATGGAGGAAAAGAAGTTTGGTTACAGGCAACTTATAATCCCGTAAGAGACCATGAGGGCAATATTTATAAAGTGGTAAAAATTGCTGAAGATGTAACAGAACGTAGATTAAATAACTCTGAAAATAGAGCAAAATTAAGTGCTATATCAGATGTACAAGCTGTAGTAGAACTAGACTTAAATGGTAATGTTTTAGAATGTAATAAGGTTTTTGCTGATTTAATGGGGTATACTCAAGAAGAATTAGCAGGAAATCATCACAGTAAATTAGTAGAAAAAGCATATGGGTCTTCTGTTGAATATAAACGTTTTTGGGAGAAATTAAATCAAGGAGTCCATGATGAGGGTGTTTATAGACGAGTAGCCAAAGATGGAAAATTAGTTTGGCTTCAGGCTACATATAATCCAATTTTTGATTTAAACGGTACGGTATATAAAGTAGTTAAATATGCTACTGATATAACAGAGCAGATAGAAACTCAACGAAGGTCAGATGCATTAAAGAATGAGTTAGAATCTAGAGTGAATGCCTTTAACTCTGCGGCTTTAATGTCAGAAACAGATTTAAATGGTACAATTACCTTTGTAAACGATACATTCGCTGAATTATCAGGTTATACAAAAGAAGAGTTAATAGGGCAACCCCATAGTATAGTTCGTCACCCTTCAACTCCAAAAGAAGTATTTAAAGAACTTTGGGAGACTATTCAAGCAGGTAAGGTATTTAAAGTAAAATATCGTAATCTTAAGAAAAATGGAGGTTATTATTGGGTGGATGCAACATTAGCTCCAATCTTAGATGCCGAAGGTAAACCAATTAAATACATTGGTATTCGTTTCGATATCACGGAACAAATGGATCAGCAGACAGAAAAAGATGGTGTTGATGAGGCATTATCTAAATCAACTGGTGTACTAGAACTCTCAATGTCAGGAGAAGTATTATCTGCAAATGATACAATATTAGAAGCTTTAGGTTACAACGAAGGTGAGTTAATAGGCTTACATCATGATAGCCTATTGTCTGGTGATCAAGAAGTAATTAGTCAAAACAATGAGTTATGGTCTAAACTTGCTAAAGGGCAGTTTAATGTAGATTCTTACAAACGAAAAACTAAGTTAGGAAAAGATGTTTGGCTAGAGGGATCATATAATCCAATTCAAGATTATGACGGAAACTACGTTAAGATAGTTGTTTACCTACAAGATATTACGCAACGTCGTTTAAATAACTCAGAAAACAGAGCGAAAATAAAAGCAATTGGTGATGTACAAGCAGTTGTAGAATTTGATTTAAATGGAAATATTACAGAATGTAATGAGCTTTTTGTAGAAACAACAGGCTATTCTAAAAATGAATTAGTTGGAACGCACCATAGAAATTTAGTTGAAGAAAGTTATGCTAAATCAATTGAATATGAACGTTTCTGGGAGAAATTAAATCAAGGAGTTCATGATGAAGGAGTATATAGAAGAGTAACTAAAGAAGGTAAAGTAATATGGTTACAAGCAACCTATAACCCAATCTTTGATTTAAATAATAAAGCTTTCAAAGTAGTTAAATACGCTACGGATATTACAGATCAGGTAGAAACACAACGAAGATCGGATGCGTTAAAAAATGAATTAGAATCTAGAGTGAATGCCTTTAACTCTGCGGCTTTAATGTCAGAAACAGATTTACACGGTAACATTACTTTTGTAAACGATACATTTGCTGAATTATCAGGTTATACTAAGAAAGAATTAATTGGTCAGCCTCACAATATAGTACGACATCCATCTACCCCAAAAGAAGTATTTAAGGAGCTTTGGGAAACCATTCAAGCAGGAAAAGTATTTAAAGTTAAGTATAGAAATTTAAAGAAAAACGGAGGATATTATTGGGTTGATGCCACACTAGCACCAATCTTAGATGCCGAGGGTAATCCTGTTAAATTTATTGGTATTCGTTTCGATATCACGGAACAGATGGACCAGCAGACAGAAAAAGATGGTGTAGATGCTGCAATCTCTAAATCATCTGGTGTAATGGAGTTAACAATGGATGCTCAAGTAACATCTATGAATGATACTCTTTTAGAAGTTCTTGGCTATAATGAAGGAGAAATATTAAATAACCCTCATGATGTTTTAGTTCCAGTAGATCAAGATAGTGTAATTAGAAATAAAGAACTTTGGGCTAAAGTACAGAAAGGACAATATGTTGTAGATTCTTTCAAAAGGATAGCGAAAGATGGAAGAGAAGTTTGGCTAGAAGGATCATATAACCCAATTCAAGATTATGATGGGAACTATGTAAAAGTAGTTTCATATTTACAAGATATTACGGATCGTAGAATTCAAAATGCTGATAACCGTGGTAAAATTGCAGCAATTGACTCATCTTATATGCGTGTAGAGTTTGATCTTGATGCAAAAATTATTGACTGTAATGACATCTTTGCTGAAGCTACAGAATTCTCTAAAACAGAATTGATAGGAATGAAGCATATGAACTTGGTAGATAAAGCATATGCAGAATCACAAGAATATAAATCATTCTGGGACCATCTTCGTCAAGGTGATTTTGATAGAAATGTCTATAAAAGGTTTACAAAATCGGGCAAAGAAGTTTGGTTACAAGCAACATACAACCCGGTAAGAGACCATGATGGTAAATTCTATAAAATTGTAAAAATTGCCGAGGATGTAACACAACGTAGATTAGCCAACGCAGAAAATAGAGGTAAAATAAATGCCATCTTAAAAGCTCAAGGATCTGTAGAGTTTGATTTGCATGGTAATATCTTAGAAGCCAATGATAACTTCTTATCTCTTGTAGGTTACAGGTTAGATGAAATTAGAGGGAAGCACCA includes:
- a CDS encoding methyl-accepting chemotaxis protein, which translates into the protein MALGDNIKKDRLLSKDDSSAGNERFKKIANEDCKDLKIEVQRLREKSKALDKTVLVVETQLDGTILSCNTIFADTLGYSPQDLLNQPLAKLLSPDTPKNFAESVFSIIEKGETFSGTTQNITKGGKTAWLDVTISPVYDENNKLYKYLMLGLDVTETTQKEQEFSNIQSELDSRINIFNTAALVSETDLYGTITFANETFAKLSGYTPAELIGKPHSIVRHPANPKSLFKELWDKVQNGQMFQGTYRNQARDGSHYWVQATIAPVLDKDGKPIKYIGVRFDVTHQIDQEKEMAAIQEVNSESNGILVLDADEKIIEVNPLLLSMLGYTENDLIGKNHSVILPNESDHLKVDQNRKESLSRGQFVKDTFKRVDARGNVKWLEGTYSVVKDYDGNITKTIGYLQDVTERRLANADNRGKVAAIDASYMRVEFDLDKNILDCNDIFANVVGFSRDELIGISHKKLVDPIYANSQEYEGFWNKLKNGESDKNVYKRVGKEGNVIWLQATYNPVRDHDGNIYKIVKIAEDVTERRLVNADNRGKVAAIDVSYMRVEFDLDRHIIDCNDLFVDAVGFSREQLIGMDHINLVEEEYGRSQEYKNFWNNLKNGEFDKNVYKRIVNGGKEVWLQATYNPVRDHEGNIYKVVKIAEDVTERRLNNSENRAKLSAISDVQAVVELDLNGNVLECNKVFADLMGYTQEELAGNHHSKLVEKAYGSSVEYKRFWEKLNQGVHDEGVYRRVAKDGKLVWLQATYNPIFDLNGTVYKVVKYATDITEQIETQRRSDALKNELESRVNAFNSAALMSETDLNGTITFVNDTFAELSGYTKEELIGQPHSIVRHPSTPKEVFKELWETIQAGKVFKVKYRNLKKNGGYYWVDATLAPILDAEGKPIKYIGIRFDITEQMDQQTEKDGVDEALSKSTGVLELSMSGEVLSANDTILEALGYNEGELIGLHHDSLLSGDQEVISQNNELWSKLAKGQFNVDSYKRKTKLGKDVWLEGSYNPIQDYDGNYVKIVVYLQDITQRRLNNSENRAKIKAIGDVQAVVEFDLNGNITECNELFVETTGYSKNELVGTHHRNLVEESYAKSIEYERFWEKLNQGVHDEGVYRRVTKEGKVIWLQATYNPIFDLNNKAFKVVKYATDITDQVETQRRSDALKNELESRVNAFNSAALMSETDLHGNITFVNDTFAELSGYTKKELIGQPHNIVRHPSTPKEVFKELWETIQAGKVFKVKYRNLKKNGGYYWVDATLAPILDAEGNPVKFIGIRFDITEQMDQQTEKDGVDAAISKSSGVMELTMDAQVTSMNDTLLEVLGYNEGEILNNPHDVLVPVDQDSVIRNKELWAKVQKGQYVVDSFKRIAKDGREVWLEGSYNPIQDYDGNYVKVVSYLQDITDRRIQNADNRGKIAAIDSSYMRVEFDLDAKIIDCNDIFAEATEFSKTELIGMKHMNLVDKAYAESQEYKSFWDHLRQGDFDRNVYKRFTKSGKEVWLQATYNPVRDHDGKFYKIVKIAEDVTQRRLANAENRGKINAILKAQGSVEFDLHGNILEANDNFLSLVGYRLDEIRGKHHSMFVDSEYAHSFEYKQFWEKLRNGEYDGGEYKRIGKTGNEIWLQATYNPIEDSEGNIFKIVKYATDVTEFKTAYNALSDFLEELAKGNFDAKIDIGNVNLDSDIGKMINNNRSLRDNLKTFIDEINRVVQIAGEQGKLSERLEIQGAQGAWKDLADAFNDLLISISEPLLEFQELTKGLAQGDLSKRFRGKATGDIGQMANGLNEAIDSLQSLLLEIEGMSNTVAGSSEQMKDKFSIMDTSTGTVVSSIQEISSGMLEQVARTDESSQLVEDILSAAEDTGNKAHVINRSAESGMESCQNGMMIIKHLVENMNAIENSAGSTSESIEILAKRSEEISRALTVITDIASQTNLLALNAAIEAARAGEAGRGFAVVAEEIRKLAEDSRQSAGGIEKVIQDVQKDVGLATKAIDKMEESVKVGNDATKDASEVFKTILDSSEETLKLSKDVLEATDTQKGSIDSVVQNIEKIVIVSEDTAAGTKNVAGVADEMSTSVKEMGETSEQLNEVAEQLKNGVNKFKLK